A window of Diabrotica virgifera virgifera chromosome 9, PGI_DIABVI_V3a contains these coding sequences:
- the LOC126891422 gene encoding uncharacterized protein LOC126891422 — protein MSSGSATKKCVSCGIFSNKVPGSKKIVTSESEAEKLSDFFDVACTVGSYLCRKCYTRYSFNSKSTSDVKCESQEVKSSQEVKSSQESSATTSAFSQSSGSVFEYNVTEEKEIEYVSLPFQRTIATHSKCFICGKISRTVLVPFEARKQVFLATRIFIPNGNRCCSDHLIKKRFYIEDIGNFPVLVYSSSSNVEVNEVSKLLECLSVSANMELTDKVGDYTLSEERLKAFTGLTWEQVIELKGMMTSMRNTQNRTVTQAVVVFLFRMRTGLSNEIIRSVLGLERPQQVSDFSDSILKSFEIDVLPTRFGIKSCTRQLILENTAPIAKELHQIKDDEVSLVCDGTYLRHQKSSNNDYQRKSYSGQKKVPLTKPFTICTTNGFIVDIMGPYTANMNDAQIMEDIISDETGLSALLEKNDAFFVDRGFRDVQNKLEEHQYRVFMPALKGKRNQLSAEESNESRKVTLIRWVVEAVHGIIGMKYKLLHHQFDNKLLHNAGLYCRIAGFLVNQFGKRSVSKLSTSNNVLEQIKKQSLKENSLAVEVDSKRLNRRKVPFRRLTSGEILDFPELTEEDLKVFFTGTYQLKQTISYLAEMMDEDGNIQIDYLKETPEIIKVQVRSRHISRKTYNCFIHYSPNSIGYNGILRYCCQCANGLRTIGCCSHVAAVIYYLSFARYESKILRPAHKLSKYYEKDGVYPVIEEDSDED, from the coding sequence ATGTCTTCTGGCAGTGCAACTAAAAAGTGTGTAAGTTGCGGGATTTTTTCCAATAAAGTCCCAGGAAGTAAGAAGATTGTAACATCAGAATCCGAAGCTGAAAAATTATCTGATTTTTTTGATGTCGCTTGTACTGTAGGTAGCTATTTATGTAGAAAATGCTACACGAGGTATTCATTTAATTCAAAGTCGACTTCAGACGTAAAATGTGAAAGTCAAGAGGTAAAAAGTAGCCAAGAAGTAAAAAGCAGCCAAGAATCTTCCGCCACTACATCCGCTTTTTCACAGTCTTCTGGCTCAGTATTTGAATATAATGttacagaagaaaaagaaattgaATATGTTTCATTACCGTTTCAAAGAACCATAGCTACGCACAGTAAATGTTTCATATGTGGAAAAATTTCTAGGACAGTTTTAGTCCCATTTGAAGCAAGAAAGCAGGTGTTTTTAGCAACTAGGATTTTTATACCAAACGGTAATCGTTGCTGTTCAGATCATTTAATAAAAAAGCGATTCTATATAGAAGACATTGGTAATTTTCCAGTATTGGTATATTCATCTTCAAGTAATGTCGAAGTGAATGAGGTGTCAAAACTCTTAGAATGTTTAAGCGTTTCTGCTAACATGGAGCTTACTGATAAAGTTGGTGACTACACTTTATCAGAAGAGCGCTTAAAAGCATTTACAGGACTCACATGGGAGCAAGTAATTGAATTAAAAGGCATGATGACTTCGATGAGAAATACTCAGAATCGTACGGTAACGCAAGCTGTAGTCGTTTTTTTATTCAGAATGAGAACCGGATTATCAAATGAAATAATACGTTCTGTATTAGGATTAGAACGTCCACAACAAGTTTCTGATTTTTCTGATTCCATTTTGAAGTCATTCGAGATCGACGTACTACCTACAAGATTTGGTATCAAATCATGCACTCGACAGCTAATACTTGAAAATACTGCTCCTATAGCTAAAGAGCTTCATCAAATTAAAGACGATGAAGTCTCTTTAGTTTGCGATGGGACTTATCTTCGTCATCAAAAGAGTAGCAACAACGATTACCAAAGGAAGTCGTATTCGGGTCAAAAAAAAGTCCCTTTGACTAAGCCTTTCACGATTTGTACTACCAATGGTTTCATCGTCGATATCATGGGACCTTATACTGCCAACATGAATGATGCTCAGATTATGGAAGATATAATTTCGGATGAAACTGGTCTATCAGCTTTGTTAGagaaaaatgatgcatttttcgTTGACAGAGGATTTCGTGATGTACAAAATAAATTAGAAGAGCATCAGTATAGAGTTTTTATGCCCGCATTAAAGGGTAAACGAAATCAATTAAGTGCAGAAGAATCGAACGAGTCACGAAAAGTTACGTTAATTCGCTGGGTGGTTGAAGCAGTCCATGGGATCATTGGAATGAAGTACAAATTGCTTCACCACCAATTTGACAACAAACTGCTTCACAATGCCGGACTATATTGTCGAATCGCTGGATTTTTAGTAAACCAATTTGGCAAACGAAGCGTTTCAAAACTATCTACAAGTAACAATGTTTTAGAGCAAATTAAAAAGCAGAGTCTTAAGGAAAATTCATTGGCTGTTGAAGTTGATTCGAAAAGATTAAATCGAAGGAAAGTACCATTCCGAAGATTGACATCGGGTGAAATTTTGGATTTTCCGGAGCTAACGGAAGAAGATTTAAAGGTATTTTTTACAGGTACCTATCAACTTAAACAGACAATCTCATACTTAGCTGAGATGATGGACGAAGATGGCAACATTCAAATTGACTACTTGAAGGAAACTCCTGAGATAATTAAAGTACAAGTGAGGTCTCGACATATATCGAGAAAAACGTACAATTGCTTTATTCATTATAGCCCAAATAGTATTGGTTACAACGGAATTTTACGCTATTGCTGTCAATGTGCCAATGGATTACGGACAATAGGTTGCTGCTCACACGTCGCTGCAGTTATATACTATCTCTCGTTTGCTAGATATGAATCAAAAATTTTGAGACCTGCACATAAACTTTccaaatattatgaaaaagatGGTGTGTATCCAGTTATCGAAGAAGATAGTGATGAAGACTAG